One stretch of Sinomonas terrae DNA includes these proteins:
- a CDS encoding MFS transporter: MSTDKPSLAHATSAPLASGLGKDARRRVIWGSFIGNFVEWFDYAVYGYLASTIASAFFPDSDKQTALLATFAVFAISFFVRPLGGFIWGHIGDRLGRRTALSISILIMSGATFCIALIPSYSLIGVGAPIILLVIRVIQGFSAAGEYAGASAFLVEYAPAHRRGMYAAVVPASTAAGLLLGSLLAAVLSVVLSTQQMAEWGWRLPFLLAAPMGLIGRYIRTKLEDTPVFRELAHEDKVDHAPIKDMFTLHWRSLVLAVGAVLLNAVGFYVILSYMPTYLSTELGFGATESFVATTIALVTYIGFIFLTGLASDRFGRRRVLITASVLFAVLTVPAFMLLDAGNFAVILLVEIFLGGMLTLNDGTLPSFLAELFPTRIRYSGFAVSFNLANALFGGTAPFVATLLIGVLHTKLAPAWYLVAAALVSLVAVLCAKETYKKPLAN, encoded by the coding sequence ATGAGCACTGACAAGCCCTCTTTGGCCCACGCAACATCGGCCCCGCTGGCCTCCGGACTCGGCAAAGACGCCCGCCGGCGCGTTATCTGGGGCAGCTTCATCGGCAACTTCGTCGAATGGTTCGACTACGCCGTCTACGGCTACCTCGCCTCGACGATCGCCTCGGCGTTCTTCCCCGACTCGGACAAGCAGACAGCGCTCCTCGCGACGTTCGCGGTCTTCGCGATCTCGTTCTTCGTGCGGCCGCTCGGCGGCTTCATCTGGGGCCACATCGGCGATCGGCTCGGCCGCCGCACTGCCCTTTCGATCTCGATCCTGATCATGAGCGGCGCGACGTTCTGCATCGCGCTCATCCCGTCGTACAGCCTCATCGGGGTCGGCGCGCCGATCATCCTGCTCGTCATCCGCGTCATCCAGGGCTTCTCGGCGGCCGGGGAGTACGCGGGAGCCTCGGCGTTCCTCGTCGAGTACGCCCCGGCCCACCGCCGCGGGATGTACGCCGCCGTCGTCCCCGCTTCGACGGCAGCCGGCCTCCTGCTGGGCTCGCTGCTCGCGGCGGTACTCTCGGTTGTCCTGAGTACGCAGCAGATGGCCGAGTGGGGCTGGCGGCTGCCGTTCCTCCTCGCCGCGCCGATGGGGCTCATCGGCCGGTACATCCGGACCAAGCTCGAGGACACCCCGGTGTTCCGCGAGCTCGCCCACGAGGACAAGGTCGACCACGCGCCGATCAAGGACATGTTCACGCTGCACTGGCGCTCCCTCGTGCTCGCGGTGGGCGCCGTGCTGCTCAACGCCGTCGGCTTCTACGTGATCCTCTCCTACATGCCCACCTACCTCTCCACCGAGCTCGGGTTCGGGGCCACGGAGTCGTTCGTCGCGACGACGATCGCGCTCGTCACGTACATCGGCTTCATCTTCCTCACCGGCCTCGCGTCGGACCGGTTCGGCCGGAGGCGGGTCCTCATCACGGCGTCGGTGCTGTTCGCCGTACTCACGGTCCCGGCCTTCATGCTCCTCGACGCGGGCAACTTCGCCGTGATCCTGCTCGTCGAGATCTTCCTGGGCGGCATGCTCACGCTCAACGACGGAACCCTGCCGAGCTTCCTCGCGGAGCTCTTCCCCACCCGGATCCGCTACTCAGGCTTCGCGGTGAGCTTCAACCTCGCCAACGCTCTCTTCGGCGGCACGGCTCCGTTCGTCGCAACGCTCCTCATCGGAGTCCTCCACACCAAGCTCGCCCCGGCCTGGTACCTCGTGGCCGCCGCGCTCGTCTCACTCGTCGCCGTGCTGTGCGCGAAGGAGACCTACAAGAAGCCTCTGGCCAACTGA
- a CDS encoding M24 family metallopeptidase: MPIDTTVTSVSELERLKVLHNGTKQPLTFSDAEFERRLAGLRKIMAEKELDAVVLTSYQSIKYYSDFLFTYFGRSYALLVTPDDQVTVTANIDAGMPWRRSYGENIVYTDWRRDNFYFGLQEALRQRGITAKRLGIEDDTVPQLQRERIAAAFPGAALVDVSQAAMRQRMIKSPEEIEVIKHGARIGDLGGEAIKAAIREGISEYEVALIGTEAMVHEIARTFPDSEIRDTWVWFQSGINTDGAHNWATTRKLQKGDILSLNCFPMTSGYYTALERTMFLGQPDARSLELWEINVEVHRRGLELIKPGAVCKDIAAELNEIYISHGLLPNRTFGYGHSFGVLSHYYGREAGLELREDIETVLEPGMVVSMEPMITVAEGQPGAGGYREHDILVVGKDGAENITKFGFGPENNIIQG; this comes from the coding sequence ATGCCCATCGACACCACCGTCACCTCGGTTTCCGAGCTCGAGCGCCTCAAGGTCCTGCACAACGGGACCAAGCAGCCGCTCACGTTCTCTGATGCCGAATTCGAGCGTCGCCTCGCCGGCCTCCGGAAGATCATGGCGGAGAAGGAGCTGGACGCCGTCGTCCTCACCTCGTACCAGAGCATCAAGTACTACTCCGATTTCCTCTTCACGTACTTCGGCCGTTCCTACGCGCTCCTCGTCACCCCCGACGACCAGGTGACGGTCACCGCGAACATCGACGCCGGCATGCCGTGGCGCCGCAGCTACGGCGAGAACATCGTGTACACGGACTGGCGGCGAGACAACTTCTACTTCGGGCTGCAGGAGGCGCTGCGGCAGCGCGGCATCACGGCGAAGCGCCTCGGCATCGAGGACGACACGGTCCCGCAGCTCCAACGCGAGCGGATCGCGGCGGCGTTCCCGGGCGCGGCGCTCGTGGACGTCTCGCAGGCCGCGATGCGGCAGCGCATGATCAAGTCGCCCGAGGAGATCGAGGTCATCAAGCACGGCGCCCGCATCGGCGACCTCGGGGGCGAGGCCATCAAGGCCGCGATCCGCGAGGGCATCTCCGAGTACGAGGTCGCGCTCATCGGCACGGAGGCCATGGTCCACGAGATTGCGCGCACGTTCCCCGACTCCGAAATCCGCGACACCTGGGTGTGGTTCCAATCCGGCATCAACACCGACGGCGCGCACAACTGGGCGACGACGAGGAAGCTGCAGAAGGGCGACATCCTCTCGCTCAACTGCTTCCCCATGACCTCCGGCTACTACACCGCGCTCGAGCGCACGATGTTCCTGGGCCAGCCCGACGCCCGCTCGCTCGAGCTATGGGAGATCAACGTCGAGGTGCACCGCCGCGGCCTCGAGCTCATCAAGCCCGGTGCGGTCTGCAAGGACATCGCGGCCGAGCTCAACGAGATATACATCTCGCACGGCCTTCTCCCGAATCGCACGTTCGGCTACGGCCACTCGTTCGGCGTCCTCTCGCACTACTACGGACGCGAGGCCGGCCTCGAGCTGCGCGAGGACATCGAGACGGTGCTCGAGCCCGGGATGGTCGTCTCGATGGAGCCCATGATCACGGTGGCCGAGGGCCAGCCGGGCGCGGGCGGCTACCGCGAGCACGACATCCTCGTGGTCGGCAAGGACGGGGCCGAGAACATCACGAAGTTCGGCTTCGGGCCGGAGAACAACATCATCCAAGGCTGA
- a CDS encoding IclR family transcriptional regulator, translated as MTGPSPISNAVAVLRCFSVDEPLLGVTDIAARVGLHKSSVSRILAILEAEGLVERDEPTRRFRLGLGIIGIAGPLLADLDERRVAYPALRELAERTGETSALLLWNGSEAVSVEQIPSRHQVKHTTTLGTRYATTLSASVQVFLAAETAERVREALGGTDDELEAYLARLAEVSERGYAVNYGETSSEEVGVAAPVYDHRGEIVAAVLISAPRFRISPEQVTDLGKACAETAAEVTRRLGGAPRTS; from the coding sequence ATGACTGGCCCCTCCCCTATCTCGAACGCCGTGGCCGTGCTGCGCTGCTTCAGCGTCGACGAGCCGCTGCTCGGCGTCACCGACATCGCGGCCCGCGTGGGATTGCACAAGAGCTCGGTCTCGCGAATCCTCGCGATCCTCGAGGCCGAGGGCCTCGTGGAGCGGGACGAGCCGACGCGCCGCTTCAGGCTTGGTCTCGGCATCATCGGGATCGCCGGGCCGCTCCTCGCGGACCTCGACGAGCGCCGCGTCGCCTACCCCGCGCTGCGGGAGCTCGCCGAGCGAACCGGCGAGACGAGTGCGCTCCTCCTGTGGAACGGGAGCGAAGCGGTCTCCGTGGAGCAGATCCCGAGCCGGCACCAAGTCAAGCACACCACGACGCTCGGGACGCGGTACGCCACGACGCTCTCGGCCTCCGTCCAAGTCTTCCTCGCGGCCGAGACGGCCGAGCGCGTGCGCGAGGCGCTCGGGGGTACCGATGACGAGCTCGAGGCCTACCTCGCCCGGCTCGCCGAAGTGTCAGAGCGGGGATACGCCGTCAACTATGGCGAGACATCGTCAGAGGAAGTCGGTGTCGCCGCGCCCGTGTACGACCACCGGGGCGAGATCGTCGCCGCAGTGCTCATTTCGGCCCCGCGCTTCCGCATCTCCCCCGAGCAGGTCACGGACCTCGGAAAGGCCTGCGCCGAGACCGCCGCGGAGGTAACGCGGCGGCTCGGCGGGGCGCCCAGGACTTCTTAG